From the genome of Watersipora subatra chromosome 9, tzWatSuba1.1, whole genome shotgun sequence:
TGTTGCTTTGGTTAAGTAGATGGCCTAATTAGTAGTCATTAACCTGATATCGCTGCTTAATTTTCTCTACCTTACATTAATCGGGTTTATCAATTGGCGTATGTTTGTGTTTGAAGGTTGCATAGCCATTACAGTAGCTTATTGTTACACATTCCTCTTTGAAGTGACATTCCGGTGCTATCTGTTATGCAAAAGGTTGTTTTAATTGTAACCAAGGTAACTTTTTCTCTTATTTCTTAGCAGCTCAACTTTTGTACactccaatttttaaaaaaaaattttatattttcagttTTCTTAATACTTGTGGGACCATTTTTTTACCTCTTTTCTTTCTCTTCCTGTCTCTATTTAGTCAATATGATATGCTTATCATTTTTCAGCATTCTGGTTCAGGGATTATATAGTAATTTATGATTATTTAGTTCTGTATATTCATatgtttagttgattttatacTTATTGTTGACCCTACAACTGTTTTACTGTTAACCCTACGCCGTTTTATACAGAAGGTTGACCCAAAATATGGCTATACATATCTTGGTGACACTTTCACTTTTGACCCACAACTCATCGAAGTTACAAGAAATAACAGATTTAGTTGGATagaaagaaaaaacaacttTTCTCAAAGTTGCGGATATTATGGCAGAGGGAGACAGCTAGGCTATCCGGTATTTTTAGTCAAATTCACCGTGTTATGCAGGATTTTTTTCCAAAAGCAGacatttttgtgtgtgtagccTCACGTTGTAAAGCAAGTGTGAATCCTACAGTTGGGACTATTTTACTGCTTTCGATAAATTCTTTAGTGCCATTCATGAGAAATCAGAGAGCATGCTGAAAATTTCCATTAAAAAAATAGTTGCAAAAATACATGCAGAGAGAACAAGTTAGCAAATAGTAAATCTTTTTTAGTATTTCTGCATGTGTGCTAGGTGACCCTCACTGAGGGGCCGTCTTCAAAGCCTGTCCGCCATTTCCTTTAGAACTGTTGCAAGGCAGTTTCACAATAGTTTTAGATATCTAATACATTGAGTTATGGGATAATCTGGAATATACAGTAGTGCATGTTATACAATgatttgagttatacaatagtttggtttatacaatagtttgagttgtacaatagtttgagttatacagtagtttgagttgtacaatagtttgagttgtacaatgatttgagttatacaatagtttggtttatacaatagtttgagttgtacaatagtttgagttatacaatagtttgagttgtacaatagtttgagttatacagtagtttgagttgtacaatagtttgagttatacaatagtttgagttatacaatagtttgagttatacaatagtttgagttgtacaatagtttgagttatacaatagtttgagttatacagtagtttgagttgtacaatagtttgagttgtacaatgatttgagttatacaatagtttggtttatacaatagtttgagttgtacaatagtttgagttatacaatagtttgagttgtacaatagtttgagttatacagtagtttgagttgtacaatagtttgagttatacaatagtttgagttgtacaatagtttgagttatacagtagtttgagttgtacaatagtttgagttatacaatagtttgagttgtacagtagtttgagttatacagtagtttgagttgtacaatagtttgagttatacaatagtttgagttatacagtagtttgcgCTATATAATTAATCAAGTTAATATACAGCttatttcagtttcatcaagaTGATAACAAAAACCAACCTCAGCACGATATCGAGTGTCAAGTACATTTATCTGCATAAAAACAGttcaaaaattgcaaaaatagtttttacattttacatgcTGCAGAAAGCAGAGCTGCAGAACTCTGTGTAGTCGGATGGAACTCTGTAGATGAAGTCAAATTGGGTTCGATTAGAGCATCTCATTACTTCCAAGGGTCGTGGATTCAACTTGCATTTGTCTGGTTTGTTGTATCTCCGCTCAGAACCATAGACAGTAATGGTTACCACTTCCTTTACTTTTTCTGGCATTGTGGCATCTGTCCAATATGGAATCTGCGTTCCACAGCTGCCTAACCGTGGGCAGGTGTTTTGGAGGCGAGTTCCTAAAACCcgcataaaaataaaacttgtgaAAAATGCTATGGATAAGACTAActgaatgccctgcgttgcaagTGTAACAAAGAGGTCTTTAGACGccaaatttatttgtatttagcatataaccacatttgccattctaactttcaaactacatatcatgagaaaagtgttttgtgtagttgaaataaatttaaaggtgaaaataaaaacaactaaaggttttctAACTTTGtcaacaactgtaactttcaaacttcatatcatgaggaaaatgattTGTGTCAAtcaaaaaagttacaaaaaataaaaaaaaccataaaagggtttaaatttaaaagtgaaataattagcaagtattaattaaattaagtctgttttgctacgattacaataaaatatgatttggtaatgatacaattaatacaaattaaaaaaaataaaaatccttaatTTGTTTAATTGATAATAGCAATTCTTTCAATTCTTGTGTATATAATAAAAGGtcactgttccaccagaagctatctatcagaACCATGAATTCAACCATACTGCtacctttcgatactggtacaaatgtaaaaacaaaatatcgtactgtctttgtttgACCGATGGGAAAAAGAATGTAGAGGCTTTTTCTACGGAGATAATACGATTGTCCAAATGAATAGAATTAGCCTTGACTACGAAATAGCAgctgaaccttacgaaaaaccaaaaatagaagttcaagaaagCACGCTAAAGCATCAGGTTCCGTAAAGTTATTAGAactcatagagtttcaaataataggCTACATGGTGTATGATAGTGTCTTTGATCAATACgtcttgtatagctcagtggtagagtgcgTGTATTTAAAACTTGCTGTTGCAGTTTCCGTGAGTTGAAATCCATcataatgtgaaattttaatgccaagattttaatagctaaagctggacatacacaaacACAAACAGACACACCAACTTTGAAAACTATAGAAAAAGGCTGTAGCTTTATCTGTTCTTGAACTCTCAAATATTAAGTATGTCGCTTTGCTTACCGCAAGCAAAGGTTCTCCACATTTTTAAGGGCATTGTCGAAAAAACAATGGCTTTGTGATCTTGTAAAGAGACGTGACATGTATGAGTCCAGTGACAAAAAACCTCTATGACTGGAGGACATACCCACTGGCGGAAAGCAATTGAAGGGTGGATT
Proteins encoded in this window:
- the LOC137405474 gene encoding uromodulin-like, which gives rise to MVQDLIDCEARASSDPCWAPTELNEAWRINSNGATHRPGGPHSKDGYACTFWKDLGWFRFTGDAGTRLQNTCPRLGSCGTQIPYWTDATMPEKVKEVVTITVYGSERRYNKPDKCKLNPRPLEVMRCSNRTQFDFIYRVPSDYTEFCSSAFCSM